In Brevibacillus marinus, the genomic window ACGCTTTCCATCTCGAGCCACTCGTGTACGTCAAACAGTTTGCCCATCGACAAAAAAGACAGGCAGAAGATGATCAGGACGTACATCGGCTGAAACAGGTAAAACGCCGCGTCCAGCATGCCCAGCCGGCGAAGGCGCAGCCCGCTGCCGATCAGCTTGAACAAATAACGGCCGGCCACGTCAAAGTGCCCCTGCGCCCAGCGGAGCCGCTGCCGCATGGAGGCAGCCAGATCGATCGGCTTTTCGTCGTAAACCTTGGTATCGTGCGTCCAAGTCGGATAGATGCCGCGATCAATACAGCGGGTCGAGAACTCCAGGTCTTCGGTCAAGCTGGTTGCGCCCCAACCCATTTCCTTTAACAATTGGCTCTCGATGCAAAAACCCGTTCCCCCCAAAGTATTGGGCAGGCCAAGATTGTAACGGGCCAGCTGCCACATCCGGTTCATAAACCAGTACGACATGGCGTACGACAAAGTTACCCAGGAATCGTACGGGTTTTTTGAATCCAGGTAAGCCTGAATCACGCGATCCCCTTTACAAAGGCGGTCATTCATCACGAGCAGGAAATTTTTATCGACCAGGTTGTCTGCGTCAAACATGACGACGCCGTCATACTGCCGGGGCAGCGCCCACAGGTTTTCCAGCATCCATTCAATCGCATATCCCTTGCCCCGCTTGCTGCTGTCAAACCGTTCAAAGGCGTAGACGCCGTGACTGCGCGCAATCTCCGCCGTATCATCGGTACAGTTGTCACAGATGACGAATATATCGTACAGTTCTTTCGGATAATCCAACTGCTTCAAATTCTCCAGCAACGGAGAAATCACTGCACTTTCGTTGTGTGCGGCTACCAGCACCGCGAACGTCTTTTCCGGTTTGCGATCAATCGTCTCTCTTTTTCTGAATATCCCACTACAGGAAATCAGCACTTGGTACGTGCTGATCAGACCGATTGCGAGACTCCCCCCCATGATTACTCCCTCAACGAGATCCTTCCAGATCGTCATCTCTCTATCTCCTTATCCTACCCAATATATTTTCAGGATAACCATCTGCTTCATCTTTCGTGCCCCACATGCGAGTTTACAGCAATCCCCATTTCCCCGCAATCACCCAAAAGTCTTGAAAAGGGAATATTTTGTTCGCTTATTCAGTACTGTTGTGACGTCTTGCGCTCTAGCATAACCAATCTCGCTGTTTTGCC contains:
- a CDS encoding glycosyltransferase family 2 protein, with product MTIWKDLVEGVIMGGSLAIGLISTYQVLISCSGIFRKRETIDRKPEKTFAVLVAAHNESAVISPLLENLKQLDYPKELYDIFVICDNCTDDTAEIARSHGVYAFERFDSSKRGKGYAIEWMLENLWALPRQYDGVVMFDADNLVDKNFLLVMNDRLCKGDRVIQAYLDSKNPYDSWVTLSYAMSYWFMNRMWQLARYNLGLPNTLGGTGFCIESQLLKEMGWGATSLTEDLEFSTRCIDRGIYPTWTHDTKVYDEKPIDLAASMRQRLRWAQGHFDVAGRYLFKLIGSGLRLRRLGMLDAAFYLFQPMYVLIIFCLSFLSMGKLFDVHEWLEMESVFPSWYVYGLSFIAYTLPLVALYQERLPLKAYLGYIVLPVFIVTWIPVFFYALFTRKNKVWVHTRHTRAIRIEELQQ